Proteins found in one Misgurnus anguillicaudatus chromosome 3, ASM2758022v2, whole genome shotgun sequence genomic segment:
- the mylz3 gene encoding myosin, light polypeptide 3, skeletal muscle — MAGEFTADQIEDFKEAFGLFDRVGDNKVAYNQIADIMRALGQNPTNSAVKKILGDPSADDMANKRVDFDAFLPMLKTVDAMQKGTYDDYVEGLRVFDKEGNGKVMGAELRIVLSTLGEKMNETEIESLMQGQEDENGSIPYEAFVKHIMSV; from the exons ATG GCTGGAGAATTCACTGCTGACCAGATTGAGG ACTTCAAAGAGGCTTTCGGTCTCTTCGACAGAGTTGGTGACAACAAGGTGGCCTACAACCAGATTGCCGACATCATGCGTGCCCTGGGTCAGAACCCCACAAACAGTGCTGTCAAGAAGATCCTGGGCGACCCATCTGCTGATG ATATGGCCAACAAAAGAGTTGACTTTGATGCTTTCCTGCCAATGTTGAAAACCGTTGACGCCATGCAGAAAGGTACATACGACGACTACGTTGAGGGTCTGCGCGTCTTCGACAAAGAGGGCAATGGCAAAGTTATGGGCGCTGAGCTGCGCATTGTACTGTCCACACTGG GTGAGAAGATGAACGAGACTGAGATTGAGTCTCTCATGCAGGGACAGGAAGATGAGAACGGCAGTATCCCATATGAGG CTTTCGTGAAGCACATCATGTCTGTGTAA